A DNA window from Paenibacillus sp. HWE-109 contains the following coding sequences:
- a CDS encoding BlaI/MecI/CopY family transcriptional regulator, whose product MKVLWAKTPCTANEVIEALADQTDWKPKTIRTLLNRLALKQAISYSQENKVYAYFPLVSEDECVKSETTSFLKRIYGGAFKPLLVNFLKEDHLSQEDIQELKNILDDKTK is encoded by the coding sequence ATGAAAGTGCTTTGGGCCAAGACACCATGTACGGCTAATGAAGTCATTGAAGCATTAGCTGATCAAACGGATTGGAAACCGAAAACAATTCGAACACTTTTAAACCGATTGGCCCTCAAACAAGCCATTTCGTATTCACAAGAGAACAAAGTATATGCCTATTTCCCCTTGGTGTCCGAAGACGAATGTGTGAAGTCCGAAACCACATCTTTCCTGAAACGCATATATGGCGGTGCTTTTAAGCCTCTGCTTGTCAACTTTTTGAAAGAGGATCACCTCTCTCAGGAAGATATTCAAGAATTGAAAAATATCTTGGATGACAAAACAAAATGA
- a CDS encoding ABC transporter substrate-binding protein: protein MKSRKTVVFAPLALALGLSAILPACSSDNKGSSASPAATAASTSASTAAVASPQALAPYEVSIVYHGKPQKDDALVQEKLNEYLKAKMNTTVLLQPIAPSDYKKKTELMMNTGEKMDLVFTASWLDFSANVTKGAFIELDALLDKFAPDTKKALHPLYLEAPRYKGKLYAIPTNKEITQGKAFTFRKDIVDKYNIPTDKINKMEDLEPYFEIIKQKEPEMINNYVAGGPASFMMYESKSNYRPIGPVPAKLPMFFLDYKSQEMKVKTVLDQDIIDLNKADAEMFRRYYEKGYTNADAATVTTNIADIRKQGKIWQQTTVWKPGSDIELKLSDNFDWVSHVIEEPIVTTDLATGSMLSISRTSKNPERAMMVLNYLHTDPYVINLVVNGIEGKHYKKISANRIEPIKDSGYDGGLFWVLGNQFLNYLKPGQPDDLYESWKKFNNDAKRFPLLGFVFDDTNVKNEIAQLTTIVNEYKVISTGAVPNPVKLLDERNAKLKAAGLEKVKTELQTQIDAWWKENKK, encoded by the coding sequence ATGAAAAGTAGAAAGACTGTCGTGTTTGCACCGCTAGCGCTGGCTCTTGGTTTATCCGCTATTTTACCGGCTTGCTCCAGTGACAACAAGGGGAGTTCGGCTAGCCCTGCAGCAACAGCTGCAAGTACATCTGCAAGCACTGCTGCGGTTGCCAGTCCGCAAGCTTTGGCTCCCTATGAAGTATCGATCGTGTATCACGGGAAACCGCAGAAGGACGATGCTTTGGTGCAGGAGAAATTGAATGAGTATTTAAAAGCAAAGATGAATACTACCGTATTGCTCCAACCGATTGCACCAAGTGATTACAAGAAAAAAACCGAGCTGATGATGAACACGGGTGAAAAGATGGACCTTGTATTCACCGCATCGTGGCTTGATTTCTCCGCGAATGTGACCAAAGGCGCTTTTATTGAGCTGGATGCGCTGCTGGATAAATTCGCTCCTGACACGAAGAAAGCACTGCATCCGTTATATTTGGAGGCTCCACGCTACAAAGGGAAACTCTATGCGATTCCTACGAATAAGGAGATTACGCAGGGTAAAGCTTTTACATTCCGAAAAGATATCGTCGATAAATATAATATTCCCACTGATAAGATTAACAAGATGGAAGATTTGGAACCTTATTTTGAAATTATTAAACAAAAAGAACCGGAAATGATCAATAACTATGTGGCTGGCGGACCTGCAAGCTTCATGATGTATGAAAGCAAATCCAACTATCGTCCGATTGGACCGGTTCCTGCGAAGCTGCCGATGTTCTTCTTGGATTACAAGTCTCAGGAGATGAAGGTCAAGACAGTACTCGACCAGGATATTATTGATCTGAACAAAGCAGATGCCGAGATGTTCCGCAGATACTATGAAAAAGGTTACACGAATGCCGATGCGGCTACGGTAACGACGAACATTGCCGATATCCGCAAACAAGGGAAAATTTGGCAGCAAACAACGGTTTGGAAACCAGGTTCAGACATTGAGTTAAAACTTTCCGATAACTTTGACTGGGTATCCCATGTGATCGAGGAGCCTATTGTAACGACGGATTTAGCGACAGGTTCTATGCTTTCCATTTCCAGAACGTCGAAGAATCCAGAAAGAGCGATGATGGTGCTCAACTACCTGCACACAGATCCTTATGTTATCAATTTAGTTGTTAACGGTATTGAGGGTAAGCATTACAAGAAAATAAGCGCTAATCGGATTGAACCAATTAAGGATTCTGGTTATGACGGCGGCTTATTCTGGGTACTTGGCAATCAATTCCTCAATTATTTGAAACCAGGACAACCGGACGATCTGTATGAAAGTTGGAAAAAGTTCAACAATGATGCTAAGCGTTTTCCGCTTCTTGGATTTGTTTTTGACGATACGAATGTGAAAAATGAGATTGCCCAGCTTACGACTATTGTGAATGAATACAAAGTTATCAGTACGGGAGCTGTTCCGAATCCAGTGAAATTGCTTGATGAGCGGAATGCGAAGCTGAAAGCAGCAGGTCTTGAGAAAGTGAAAACTGAACTGCAAACGCAAATCGATGCTTGGTGGAAAGAAAACAAAAAATAG
- a CDS encoding ABC transporter permease: MRETVVPSPNAVRTNRQVKAYRFFRSFWQFRHLTFMIVPAALVLVLNNYLPMFGLFIAFKKINYVDGIWHSPWIGFDNFTFLFNNGSLWRIVRNTVAYSMTFMILNLVLSVAIAVAINELRSRLAVKSYQSFLIMPHFLSMVVISYLVYAFLHPTNGFINASILEPLGKAPVSWYMAKEYWPYILTVVNAWKGIGIGAVIYIAAIAGIDPEYYEAAVIDGASKWKQIVHITLPAIMPIVIIMTILNMGHVFNSDFGLFYQVPMDSGMLYPVTDTVDTYVYRVLMQLNDIGMSSAAAMVQSVLGFIMVFITNGAVRKINSDQALF, encoded by the coding sequence GTGAGAGAGACCGTCGTACCTTCACCAAATGCCGTGCGAACGAATCGCCAAGTGAAAGCGTATCGATTTTTTCGCAGCTTTTGGCAGTTCAGACATTTAACTTTCATGATCGTGCCAGCGGCACTCGTGCTTGTATTGAACAACTATTTGCCCATGTTCGGTTTGTTTATCGCATTCAAAAAAATCAATTATGTGGATGGCATTTGGCATAGCCCATGGATTGGTTTCGATAACTTCACGTTTCTATTCAATAATGGGTCGCTATGGAGAATTGTGAGGAATACGGTTGCTTACAGCATGACATTTATGATTCTCAACTTGGTTTTATCGGTAGCCATCGCGGTGGCGATTAACGAGCTGCGCAGCCGTTTGGCGGTCAAAAGCTATCAGAGCTTTTTGATCATGCCGCACTTTTTATCGATGGTAGTGATCAGCTATCTCGTGTACGCATTCCTGCATCCAACGAATGGTTTCATTAATGCATCCATCTTGGAACCGCTTGGCAAAGCGCCAGTGTCTTGGTATATGGCCAAAGAATACTGGCCGTATATTCTGACCGTGGTCAACGCCTGGAAAGGCATCGGAATCGGAGCTGTCATCTACATTGCCGCTATCGCCGGGATTGATCCCGAATATTACGAAGCCGCAGTCATCGACGGAGCCTCCAAATGGAAGCAAATTGTCCATATTACACTTCCTGCGATTATGCCGATCGTGATTATCATGACTATCCTGAATATGGGACATGTGTTTAATTCCGATTTCGGCTTATTTTATCAGGTGCCGATGGATTCCGGAATGTTGTACCCCGTGACAGATACGGTGGATACTTACGTATACCGCGTCTTAATGCAGCTAAACGATATCGGCATGTCTTCCGCTGCGGCAATGGTGCAGTCTGTCCTGGGTTTCATCATGGTCTTTATCACGAATGGAGCGGTCCGGAAAATAAATTCGGATCAAGCCTTGTTCTAA
- a CDS encoding M56 family metallopeptidase has product MKQLTEHLIQLFDWVWSVSTMTSVLVVLIIGMQKVLKHRLKPRWHYLMWLMVIVRLILPWGLESEFSIYNWVGYTDSVHSAIDVNQEVISQITNTQPTAAPSMYRALFAIWLFGVCSLGTYTIWINRKFARKIQRETIMITDARIRKLFNQSKVMMSFQRPIVLLQSDEVATPTLFGLIKPKLIMPRSILNSLNDDQLQHVFLHELAHSKRNDIAINWLMHVLLIIHWFNPILWYANRRMQEDQEIASDALALNCLPPEQSQDYGYTLIKLLENFTQPRRVAGNVHLSGNKGQLQRRITMIKQFKTNSYRWSFLGLATILIISGCTLTNPKGTETAAPPASSTKVSEEKSTPNVPQTTPTGVTTQQTDLASGTQPPAVDSKPKSETSEVQSAVTVEKPGPAASDGAARVIPTENTRATAPAVAQPAAVSDQRQQPRAVPSVKELPSDSGVKPREAASVRSQPSATKEEPQQSGPVRALPQVVEAKPTAAPAAP; this is encoded by the coding sequence ATGAAACAGTTAACTGAACACTTGATTCAGCTCTTTGATTGGGTTTGGTCTGTTTCGACGATGACAAGTGTTTTGGTTGTGCTGATTATTGGGATGCAGAAGGTGCTCAAGCATCGACTCAAACCAAGATGGCATTATCTTATGTGGCTTATGGTAATTGTCCGATTAATTCTACCCTGGGGCTTAGAAAGTGAATTCAGCATCTATAATTGGGTTGGATATACAGATTCAGTCCACTCTGCGATAGATGTTAATCAAGAAGTAATTAGCCAAATTACTAACACTCAACCAACTGCAGCCCCATCTATGTATCGAGCTTTATTCGCAATTTGGCTGTTTGGTGTATGTTCTTTAGGTACTTATACGATCTGGATCAATCGTAAATTTGCTCGAAAGATACAACGTGAAACGATTATGATTACCGATGCGCGCATACGTAAACTTTTCAATCAATCCAAAGTCATGATGTCGTTTCAAAGACCCATAGTGCTTCTACAATCTGATGAAGTAGCGACACCTACTCTTTTCGGCCTTATAAAGCCCAAACTCATTATGCCGAGATCTATTCTTAACAGTTTAAATGACGATCAATTGCAGCATGTGTTCTTGCACGAACTAGCCCATAGCAAGAGAAATGACATCGCGATCAACTGGCTCATGCATGTTCTTCTTATTATTCATTGGTTTAATCCAATTCTTTGGTATGCCAATCGTCGCATGCAGGAAGATCAGGAAATCGCTAGCGATGCTCTCGCCCTCAACTGCTTACCACCTGAACAAAGTCAGGACTACGGCTATACGCTCATCAAGCTGTTGGAAAATTTCACTCAACCTAGGCGTGTAGCAGGGAACGTCCATCTCTCAGGAAATAAAGGTCAACTACAAAGGAGAATTACCATGATCAAACAATTCAAAACCAATTCCTATCGATGGTCATTTCTTGGCCTAGCCACCATTCTTATTATTAGTGGATGCACCTTAACCAATCCTAAGGGCACTGAGACAGCGGCTCCCCCAGCATCAAGCACCAAAGTGTCCGAAGAAAAATCAACGCCTAATGTACCGCAAACAACACCAACTGGTGTTACAACGCAACAAACCGATTTGGCAAGCGGTACGCAACCGCCAGCCGTTGATAGTAAGCCAAAATCAGAGACATCCGAAGTTCAATCTGCTGTGACTGTGGAGAAGCCGGGACCTGCAGCTTCAGATGGGGCAGCGCGAGTTATACCGACTGAGAATACTCGTGCAACTGCTCCGGCAGTTGCGCAGCCTGCTGCGGTGAGTGATCAACGACAGCAGCCGAGAGCTGTACCTTCTGTCAAGGAGCTGCCTTCTGACTCGGGCGTCAAGCCGAGAGAGGCTGCTTCTGTAAGAAGTCAGCCATCTGCAACAAAAGAAGAGCCGCAACAATCGGGCCCTGTCAGAGCCCTCCCTCAGGTAGTCGAAGCTAAGCCGACTGCTGCGCCTGCAGCTCCATAA
- a CDS encoding MBL fold metallo-hydrolase has protein sequence MQHGIKSNIVKVDVQCSFMAAGYCTHTERVTIRDGSLRTVRFPALFALIQHPRLGYILFDTGYTERFFHETSKLPFSLYARMTPVFYKTEESAAYQLRQQGIAPEDIGYIVLSHFHADHVAGLQDFPNARFLYLQEAYDAVRHRTGWKAVIAGYLPGLLPSDFEARSQPFDETQLIDLPEGFPFSRGLDILGDGSLIAVDIPGHASGQIGLLLSTGSETYFLCADAVWSSRAYREHVLPHRLAGIIMTDRHQYQESFARIYQLHKQYPDIRIIPSHCSEVWEELVPRGGGS, from the coding sequence ATGCAGCATGGTATAAAAAGCAACATCGTTAAGGTTGATGTCCAGTGCTCCTTCATGGCGGCTGGTTATTGCACGCATACTGAAAGAGTTACAATCCGTGACGGCAGCCTGCGTACCGTGAGATTTCCTGCGTTATTCGCACTTATTCAGCATCCGCGCTTAGGGTATATCTTGTTCGATACTGGCTATACGGAACGCTTCTTTCATGAAACGAGCAAATTGCCATTTTCTCTGTATGCAAGGATGACGCCGGTTTTTTATAAGACGGAAGAAAGTGCAGCGTATCAGCTGCGCCAACAGGGGATTGCGCCTGAAGACATTGGCTATATCGTCCTCTCGCATTTCCATGCAGACCATGTTGCCGGATTGCAGGATTTTCCGAATGCCCGCTTTCTTTATTTACAGGAAGCCTATGATGCCGTTCGCCATCGAACAGGCTGGAAAGCGGTGATAGCGGGCTATTTGCCGGGTTTATTACCGAGCGATTTCGAAGCGAGATCGCAGCCATTTGATGAAACGCAGCTCATAGATCTGCCTGAGGGATTTCCATTCAGCAGGGGACTCGATATTTTGGGAGACGGAAGTCTGATCGCTGTTGATATTCCTGGACATGCATCAGGTCAGATTGGACTCCTGCTGTCCACGGGATCTGAAACTTATTTCTTATGCGCTGACGCGGTGTGGAGCAGCCGCGCATATCGGGAGCATGTGCTTCCGCACAGGTTGGCGGGTATCATCATGACTGATCGCCATCAATATCAAGAAAGCTTTGCGCGAATTTACCAATTACATAAGCAATACCCAGATATAAGAATCATTCCATCGCATTGCAGTGAGGTGTGGGAGGAGCTTGTTCCCCGAGGTGGCGGATCATGA
- a CDS encoding NAD-dependent epimerase/dehydratase family protein produces MNILVTGGTGFLGKSLAIALHNLGHNVTATGRNQQIGAQLAKQGIIFLPGHLEDRTATLERCSGQDIVFHCGAKSSLWGSYTDFYDSNVIGTRNIIDGCLGSGVQRLIHVSTPSIYFDYRDRLNIHESARLPRRSANAYAETKRLAEVEVDKAFQSGLPVITIRPRAIFGPGDQAIVPRLIEANRAGKLPLIRSGRAIIDLTYIDNVIHALLLCMKAPATILGGKFNITNGEPSSFIEVLIQLFDRLEEPIRSRTVPYQLAYWIAGMMELAAKLSGSAEEPLLTRYSVGLLGRNQTLDISAAREQLGYKPEISIKKGIDIYAAWYKKQHR; encoded by the coding sequence CTGAACATTTTAGTCACCGGAGGAACGGGCTTTCTAGGCAAAAGCCTGGCAATAGCCTTGCACAATCTTGGACATAACGTAACAGCAACAGGCAGAAATCAGCAGATTGGAGCGCAACTTGCGAAGCAGGGAATCATTTTTTTGCCAGGCCATTTGGAAGATCGGACAGCGACTTTAGAGAGATGTTCAGGGCAAGACATCGTGTTCCACTGCGGTGCCAAATCATCTCTATGGGGCAGTTATACCGATTTTTATGACAGCAATGTCATTGGAACTCGCAATATCATTGATGGATGCTTGGGGAGCGGGGTGCAGCGGCTTATACATGTCTCGACACCAAGTATTTATTTTGACTATAGAGACAGGCTCAATATTCATGAATCAGCACGCCTTCCACGTCGCTCAGCCAATGCTTACGCAGAGACGAAACGACTGGCTGAGGTGGAAGTGGACAAAGCTTTTCAATCTGGATTGCCCGTCATTACTATTCGCCCACGCGCTATCTTTGGTCCAGGTGATCAAGCTATTGTTCCGCGCTTGATTGAGGCGAACCGTGCAGGGAAGCTTCCGCTCATTCGAAGCGGACGCGCCATCATTGATTTAACCTATATCGATAATGTGATTCATGCCTTGCTGTTATGTATGAAGGCACCGGCCACTATACTAGGGGGCAAGTTCAACATTACGAATGGAGAACCTTCGTCGTTCATCGAAGTACTTATCCAGTTATTCGATAGATTGGAAGAACCGATTAGGAGTAGAACGGTTCCCTATCAACTGGCTTATTGGATCGCTGGAATGATGGAATTGGCTGCCAAATTATCTGGCAGTGCTGAGGAGCCGCTGCTAACCCGATATAGTGTAGGGCTTCTCGGACGCAACCAGACGCTGGATATTTCAGCCGCCAGAGAGCAGTTGGGATACAAGCCGGAAATATCCATCAAGAAAGGAATTGACATCTATGCAGCATGGTATAAAAAGCAACATCGTTAA
- a CDS encoding beta-ketoacyl-ACP synthase III, with product MHNRHIRITGTGKYLPKKVVTAQEMDLLLGVPAGWVEKKSNVLRRHFVEDESASQMGAFAALEALKQANLNFLDIDCLVCASGTMEQPIPSTASLIQRALGQEKSGVPCFDINATCLSFLTALDVMSYMVTSGRYHRILLVSTEIASLGLNWSNKESAALFGDGAAAVVIEASSEQEGSRILSSAMKTYSQGAHLSQIRGGGTRLPALSTQEEAAFLFEMDGPEIYKMASRLLPSFVASLLQEAGCAMKDIQVVIPHQGSAMAMRLISRKLRISEEQLMFITPTHGNTIAASIPMGLHEAIREGRITRGARLMLLGTSAGLSIGGMILDY from the coding sequence ATGCATAATAGACATATTCGAATAACAGGCACTGGCAAATATTTACCGAAAAAAGTCGTGACCGCCCAAGAGATGGATTTATTGCTTGGGGTCCCCGCCGGCTGGGTCGAGAAGAAATCAAATGTCTTGCGGAGACATTTCGTTGAAGATGAGAGCGCTTCTCAGATGGGAGCATTCGCTGCACTAGAAGCGCTCAAGCAGGCTAATCTCAACTTCCTTGACATCGACTGCCTGGTCTGTGCCAGCGGTACGATGGAGCAGCCCATTCCAAGCACAGCTTCCTTAATTCAGCGAGCGTTAGGTCAGGAGAAATCAGGGGTACCTTGTTTTGATATCAATGCGACTTGCTTAAGCTTTTTAACCGCTCTTGACGTGATGTCCTATATGGTGACCTCAGGACGATACCACCGGATACTGCTAGTATCTACGGAGATTGCATCGCTCGGCTTGAATTGGTCGAATAAGGAAAGTGCAGCCTTGTTCGGAGACGGAGCGGCAGCCGTCGTTATTGAGGCTTCCAGTGAGCAAGAGGGCTCACGTATTCTCAGTTCAGCTATGAAGACTTACAGTCAAGGGGCTCATTTGTCGCAAATTCGCGGCGGCGGCACGAGACTGCCGGCTTTATCCACGCAGGAGGAAGCAGCGTTCCTTTTTGAGATGGACGGACCGGAGATTTACAAGATGGCTTCGCGCTTATTGCCAAGTTTCGTTGCTTCGCTTCTGCAGGAAGCGGGCTGTGCGATGAAAGACATTCAGGTCGTTATTCCACACCAAGGAAGTGCCATGGCTATGCGACTTATCAGTAGAAAATTGAGAATTTCGGAAGAGCAATTGATGTTTATTACGCCTACACATGGCAACACAATTGCCGCTTCGATTCCAATGGGACTGCATGAAGCGATTCGCGAAGGGCGCATCACACGGGGGGCGCGATTGATGCTGTTGGGAACTTCAGCGGGATTATCTATCGGAGGGATGATTCTTGATTATTAG
- a CDS encoding polysaccharide deacetylase family protein, with translation MAKVLMCYPEGRHKALTMSYDDGRNADRRLVDIFNRNGIKGTFHINSGLFDQPDRLTEEEVQTLYEGHEVSAHTLTHPTIARCPNEQIVHEVMEDRKNLERIVGYTIRGMSYPNGSYNSRIKELLPGLGIEYARVVAGTDHYGMPDDWLEWQPTCHHNRDLMKHAQTFLNLNKTQYLYLMYVWGHSYEFDLDNNWELIEQFCTCIGGKDDIWYASNIEIVDYTKAFEQLKFSAAMDFVYNPTALSVWLSVDGQPVEVKSGEQRKF, from the coding sequence TTGGCCAAAGTACTGATGTGTTATCCTGAGGGACGGCACAAGGCTCTGACTATGAGCTATGATGATGGTAGAAATGCGGATAGAAGATTGGTAGATATTTTCAATCGAAACGGCATAAAAGGAACTTTCCATATCAATTCCGGTTTATTCGATCAGCCAGACCGATTGACGGAAGAGGAAGTGCAGACCCTTTACGAAGGACATGAAGTTTCAGCACATACGCTCACTCATCCTACTATTGCTCGCTGTCCTAACGAACAAATCGTTCATGAAGTGATGGAAGACCGCAAAAATCTGGAGCGGATTGTAGGTTACACGATAAGGGGAATGTCCTATCCGAATGGTTCCTACAATAGCAGGATCAAGGAGTTATTGCCTGGATTAGGTATCGAATATGCAAGAGTAGTTGCAGGCACTGATCATTATGGGATGCCCGATGACTGGCTGGAGTGGCAGCCTACTTGCCATCATAATCGTGATTTGATGAAACATGCCCAAACGTTTCTAAACCTGAACAAGACGCAATACTTGTACCTCATGTACGTATGGGGGCATAGTTATGAATTCGATCTGGACAACAATTGGGAATTGATTGAACAATTTTGTACATGTATTGGTGGGAAAGATGACATCTGGTATGCGTCGAATATCGAGATTGTTGATTATACGAAAGCATTTGAACAGTTGAAGTTTTCAGCTGCTATGGATTTTGTCTATAATCCAACGGCGCTTAGCGTGTGGTTAAGTGTTGACGGTCAGCCAGTGGAAGTGAAAAGTGGGGAGCAACGGAAGTTTTGA
- a CDS encoding carbohydrate ABC transporter permease, which yields MISKAYKRENRISPLSATILNVIFILLSLACVLPVMLVIIVSFTHNDSLVNQGYSFFPSQWSVTAYTTLLKEFSTIAAAYRVSIGITVVGTVLSVLLMALYAYPISRKDYPFRSFFTFFLFFTMLFNGGLVSRYMIYTQTLHLKDSYIALILPLLIVPFNVIIMRTFFQTTIHPALIESARIDGASELRIFFRIVLPLSLPVLATMALFATILYWNDWFNALLFINTENKYPVQYLMMRVLKDVQYIRENMTLVSQNPELLKNLPNESLQMAIAFIGMGPILLVYPFFQKYFVKGLTVGAVKG from the coding sequence TTGATCTCCAAAGCGTATAAACGGGAAAATCGCATTTCCCCGTTGTCTGCGACGATATTGAATGTGATATTCATTCTGCTGTCGCTAGCCTGTGTGCTGCCTGTTATGCTGGTTATCATTGTTTCCTTTACGCATAATGATTCACTTGTGAACCAGGGGTATAGTTTCTTTCCGTCACAATGGTCAGTTACCGCTTACACAACATTATTAAAAGAATTCTCAACCATCGCTGCTGCGTACCGGGTGAGCATTGGGATAACGGTCGTAGGAACAGTTCTAAGCGTCCTGCTAATGGCCTTATATGCGTATCCGATTTCCCGCAAAGACTATCCATTCCGTTCCTTCTTCACTTTCTTCCTGTTTTTTACGATGCTGTTCAACGGGGGATTAGTCAGTAGATATATGATCTACACGCAGACTCTGCATCTAAAAGATTCGTATATCGCCCTGATCCTGCCGCTTCTCATTGTTCCGTTCAATGTGATTATTATGCGGACGTTTTTTCAAACGACGATTCATCCAGCCTTGATCGAGTCCGCAAGAATCGATGGAGCGAGTGAACTGCGCATCTTTTTCCGGATTGTGCTTCCGTTGTCTCTTCCGGTACTGGCAACTATGGCGCTTTTTGCCACGATTTTATATTGGAATGATTGGTTCAATGCGCTCCTGTTTATCAATACAGAGAATAAATATCCAGTTCAATACCTGATGATGCGAGTCTTAAAGGATGTGCAGTACATCAGGGAAAATATGACGCTGGTTTCGCAAAATCCAGAGCTTCTCAAAAATCTGCCGAATGAATCTTTGCAGATGGCTATTGCTTTTATCGGGATGGGGCCGATTCTTCTGGTGTATCCGTTCTTCCAGAAATACTTTGTCAAAGGGCTGACAGTTGGCGCTGTAAAAGGTTGA
- a CDS encoding ATP-grasp domain-containing protein gives MIIREQAQINSVGSRILLTGGRAPATLDLARQLAANGHEIFVAESCKEHLCQHSRAVKRSYLVQEPVSDPQAYLDEIRNIIQTEQIEWLIPMCEELFYISGGLAYLGAYCHVFVEPLGKLRRLHSKWEFILRVQKLGLVVPGTHLLSSKQEGLAFMEAAVNNAKASSKWVFKPVFSRFSSKVHLAEVTANGWTTTFHLGDEDLSAATPWIAQQFVEGTGFCSYSVAHQGEITAHAVYPVGFTVGRGACIAFEPAQHRQIDAWVERFVREEGFTGQIAFDFIVTDEDEIYPLECNPRATSGIHLFTPEDRLDRAFLVEADQPLPTRIVPRPSRRAMITLAMLSFGAANCLKGRSWKKITAWMRFLFSSEDVVFRSRDFQPFWQQFRLIHWNWRVGVRHRISVMEASTMDIEWNGGEMF, from the coding sequence TTGATTATTAGGGAGCAGGCTCAGATTAATTCAGTTGGCAGCAGAATTCTGCTGACTGGCGGGAGAGCTCCGGCAACGCTTGACCTGGCGCGGCAGCTGGCGGCCAACGGACATGAAATCTTCGTGGCAGAGAGCTGCAAGGAACATTTGTGTCAGCACTCACGCGCTGTCAAGCGAAGCTATCTCGTGCAGGAACCTGTTTCCGATCCGCAGGCGTATCTTGATGAGATAAGAAACATTATTCAGACGGAGCAAATAGAGTGGTTAATACCGATGTGCGAGGAACTCTTTTATATTTCGGGAGGTCTAGCGTATTTAGGCGCGTACTGCCATGTTTTCGTTGAGCCGCTTGGGAAACTCAGACGGCTTCATAGCAAGTGGGAGTTTATCCTTCGAGTGCAAAAACTTGGCTTGGTTGTTCCTGGCACCCATCTCCTTTCATCCAAGCAAGAAGGTTTGGCTTTCATGGAAGCAGCGGTGAACAATGCGAAGGCATCCAGCAAGTGGGTATTCAAACCGGTCTTCTCCCGATTTTCGAGTAAAGTTCATTTGGCGGAGGTCACGGCAAATGGCTGGACAACGACTTTTCACTTGGGAGACGAGGACCTATCAGCGGCGACACCGTGGATCGCACAGCAATTCGTAGAGGGAACAGGCTTTTGCAGCTACAGCGTAGCTCATCAAGGCGAGATAACGGCACATGCCGTATATCCCGTCGGGTTCACTGTCGGACGCGGCGCCTGCATAGCCTTCGAGCCAGCCCAGCATCGTCAGATTGATGCATGGGTTGAACGGTTCGTGCGGGAGGAAGGCTTCACAGGCCAAATTGCCTTTGATTTCATCGTGACAGATGAGGACGAGATTTATCCGCTGGAATGCAACCCGCGAGCGACTAGCGGAATTCATTTGTTCACCCCCGAAGACCGGTTGGACCGTGCTTTCCTTGTGGAAGCGGATCAACCACTGCCGACACGGATCGTACCACGCCCTTCACGAAGGGCAATGATTACTTTAGCCATGTTAAGCTTTGGGGCTGCCAATTGCCTAAAAGGCCGATCGTGGAAAAAGATTACAGCGTGGATGCGGTTTCTCTTTTCCAGTGAAGATGTCGTATTTCGCTCCCGCGATTTCCAGCCATTCTGGCAGCAGTTTCGGCTCATTCACTGGAATTGGCGGGTTGGCGTGCGGCATCGCATTTCGGTAATGGAAGCCTCGACGATGGATATCGAATGGAATGGGGGTGAAATGTTCTGA